A region of Catenibacterium mitsuokai DNA encodes the following proteins:
- a CDS encoding PFL family protein, protein MINQFEVIETNKMIEQENLDVRTITIGISLFECIDSSLDVLCDNIYNKIMSTARNLVPVGQSIEKKYGIPIVNKRISVTPIATIGSSACKKPEDYVQIAKTLDKCAKELGINFIGGYTAIVSKGMTKAERMLIESIPQAMKETEFVCSSVNVGSTKTGINMDAVALLGQIVKKTAYATKDIESIGCAKLVIFCNAPDDNPFMAGAFHGISETDAIINVGVSGPGVMHKAIKNAKGKDFGELCEIIKKTAFKITRVGQLVALEASEALGIPFGIIDLSLAPTPAIGDSIADCLQSMGLERVGAPGTTAALAILNDQVKKGGVMASSYVGGLSGAFIPVSEDQGMIDAVNAGSLTLEKLEAMTCVCSVGLDMIAIPGETKAETISGIIADEMAIGMINQKTTAVRLIPVIGKDVGDTVEFGGLLGYAPIMPVNSFSCDEFVNRGGRIPAPIHSFKN, encoded by the coding sequence ATGATTAATCAATTCGAAGTTATTGAAACAAACAAAATGATTGAACAGGAAAATCTTGATGTAAGAACAATTACAATCGGTATTAGCTTATTTGAATGTATTGATTCTTCATTAGATGTTCTTTGTGACAATATTTACAACAAAATCATGTCTACTGCAAGAAATCTTGTACCAGTAGGACAGTCTATTGAAAAGAAATATGGTATTCCTATTGTGAATAAGCGTATCTCTGTTACGCCTATTGCAACAATCGGATCTTCAGCCTGCAAGAAGCCAGAAGACTATGTACAAATTGCCAAGACATTGGATAAATGTGCCAAAGAACTTGGTATCAACTTCATTGGTGGTTACACTGCTATTGTTTCTAAGGGTATGACCAAGGCAGAACGTATGCTTATTGAGTCTATTCCACAAGCTATGAAGGAAACTGAATTTGTATGTTCAAGTGTTAATGTTGGTTCTACTAAGACAGGTATTAATATGGATGCTGTCGCATTACTTGGACAGATTGTGAAAAAAACAGCATATGCAACTAAAGATATTGAATCTATAGGTTGTGCTAAGCTTGTTATTTTCTGTAATGCCCCAGATGATAACCCATTTATGGCTGGTGCCTTCCATGGTATAAGTGAAACTGATGCTATTATTAATGTTGGTGTTAGTGGACCTGGTGTTATGCATAAAGCGATTAAAAATGCGAAGGGTAAAGACTTTGGTGAACTTTGCGAAATCATCAAGAAAACAGCATTTAAGATCACTCGTGTTGGTCAGTTAGTTGCTTTAGAAGCTTCTGAAGCATTAGGTATTCCATTTGGTATTATTGACTTATCTTTAGCACCTACACCAGCTATTGGTGACTCAATCGCAGACTGCTTACAGAGCATGGGTCTTGAAAGAGTAGGGGCTCCAGGTACAACTGCTGCACTTGCAATCTTAAATGACCAGGTTAAGAAGGGTGGCGTTATGGCATCTTCTTATGTAGGTGGCCTTTCAGGTGCCTTTATTCCAGTGAGTGAAGACCAGGGGATGATTGATGCAGTCAATGCAGGATCTTTAACTTTAGAAAAGCTAGAAGCAATGACTTGTGTATGTTCTGTAGGTCTTGATATGATTGCAATTCCTGGTGAAACAAAAGCTGAAACAATCTCTGGTATTATTGCAGATGAAATGGCTATCGGTATGATCAACCAGAAAACAACTGCTGTTAGACTTATTCCAGTTATTGGTAAGGATGTAGGAGATACAGTTGAATTCGGTGGATTATTAGGTTATGCTCCAATCATGCCAGTTAATTCATTCTCATGTGATGAATTCGTGAATCGTGGTGGACGTATTCCAGCACCTATCCATAGTTTCAAAAACTAA
- a CDS encoding GNAT family N-acetyltransferase, translating into MKPLKLSDLNIILPFLDKADYEGYNSNFVTMMMWNHEYHIEYEIHDHFCIMLHNYKGHRFFAMPFASHEYYKEAIEYMIDYAKEHQFPFMIDCAVPSFVEKLKKVCPGKFVYEHTRDLDDYVYDKEKLITLSGKKMQKMRNNYHNFISQYPDYEYRTLNADEDMPMIFTDLLKWERGENEQSESLTSEVYGIMYLLSTQDQLPIKIGGIFINDELKAFMIGSPLKHETIQIHIEKADKTIRGLYVTLRKEFLEHECADFKYVNREEDMGIENLRISKERMHPCKMVEKSRIYINDAIVDQANDEDIEDIKEIWMDRFEDEDEISTEFYFKYRFKIENTYVVRFKNQIVSALQIVPFKVKDYEDSYFILGVSTRRDYEGQGFMKLLMNHVLEVYKGKRIYLQAYHPEIYVPFGFKESHRHILYKLDKAKYALPSRICLSQDINHLYDAYNLYVRDFSHYLIRDEDYFNNYLRKRCAAFNDSILTFKNEYGQQGYMIYNDRGKFVYISEFIYNKEYLDDILKTISVYFYKDIRIETDCMASIHGEKTDMITMMCNQEDDIPLEKRYINEIY; encoded by the coding sequence ATGAAACCCTTAAAATTATCTGATTTAAATATTATATTACCTTTTCTAGATAAAGCAGATTACGAAGGTTATAACTCAAATTTTGTTACAATGATGATGTGGAATCATGAATATCATATTGAATATGAAATTCATGACCACTTCTGCATCATGCTTCATAACTATAAAGGTCATCGCTTTTTTGCGATGCCTTTTGCGTCTCATGAATACTACAAAGAAGCTATTGAATATATGATTGACTATGCAAAAGAACATCAATTTCCTTTTATGATTGATTGTGCAGTTCCTTCTTTTGTAGAGAAATTAAAAAAGGTATGCCCTGGAAAGTTTGTTTATGAGCATACAAGAGATTTAGATGATTATGTCTATGATAAAGAGAAATTAATTACTTTATCGGGTAAAAAGATGCAGAAAATGAGAAATAACTATCATAACTTCATCTCACAATATCCTGATTATGAATACCGTACGCTTAATGCAGATGAGGATATGCCAATGATTTTTACTGATCTTCTCAAATGGGAAAGGGGAGAAAATGAACAAAGTGAATCTTTAACCTCTGAAGTGTATGGTATTATGTATCTTCTCTCTACGCAGGATCAGCTGCCAATTAAGATTGGTGGCATATTCATCAATGATGAATTAAAAGCATTTATGATCGGCTCTCCTTTAAAACATGAAACAATACAAATTCATATTGAAAAGGCAGATAAAACAATCAGAGGACTTTATGTCACTTTAAGAAAAGAATTTTTAGAACATGAATGTGCTGATTTTAAATATGTGAATAGAGAAGAAGATATGGGGATAGAAAATCTTCGTATCTCTAAGGAACGCATGCATCCTTGTAAAATGGTTGAAAAAAGCCGTATCTACATCAATGATGCCATTGTTGATCAGGCGAATGATGAAGACATAGAAGACATTAAAGAAATCTGGATGGACCGCTTTGAAGATGAAGATGAAATCTCTACTGAATTTTATTTCAAATATCGATTTAAGATAGAAAACACTTATGTAGTCCGCTTCAAGAATCAAATCGTTTCCGCCTTACAAATTGTTCCTTTTAAGGTGAAAGATTACGAAGACAGCTATTTTATTCTAGGTGTGTCTACTAGAAGAGATTATGAAGGACAGGGATTCATGAAATTATTAATGAATCATGTTTTAGAAGTTTATAAAGGCAAGCGTATTTATCTTCAAGCTTATCATCCTGAAATCTATGTGCCTTTTGGCTTTAAAGAATCACATAGACATATTCTTTATAAACTTGACAAAGCAAAATATGCGCTTCCTAGTAGAATATGCCTATCACAGGATATAAATCATCTCTATGATGCATATAATCTCTATGTGAGAGATTTTAGCCATTATTTAATACGTGATGAAGACTATTTCAACAACTATTTAAGAAAAAGATGTGCTGCATTTAACGATTCAATCCTAACATTTAAAAATGAGTATGGACAACAGGGATATATGATTTATAATGATAGGGGGAAGTTTGTCTATATTTCAGAATTTATATACAATAAAGAATATTTAGATGACATCCTCAAAACGATTTCTGTTTATTTCTATAAAGACATTCGCATCGAAACAGATTGCATGGCGTCTATTCATGGTGAAAAAACAGATATGATCACAATGATGTGTAATCAGGAGGATGATATACCTCTTGAGAAGCGCTATATCAATGAAATCTATTAA
- a CDS encoding helix-turn-helix domain-containing protein: MALDMDLAKRLKTYRTFKNLTQKEVAAHLNVPHSAISDIENGKRDVTVGELKVLSRLYGRSVEEIMSGKKYDYYNIANIARLLSELPDEDLKEVMFIIEYKRKRLEEK, translated from the coding sequence ATGGCATTAGATATGGATCTCGCTAAACGTCTAAAAACTTATAGAACTTTTAAAAACCTTACACAAAAAGAGGTAGCCGCACATCTTAATGTACCTCATTCTGCAATTTCAGATATTGAAAATGGTAAAAGAGATGTGACAGTTGGAGAATTAAAAGTTCTTTCACGCTTATATGGACGTAGTGTTGAAGAAATCATGAGTGGTAAGAAATATGACTACTATAATATTGCGAATATTGCACGATTATTATCTGAGTTACCAGATGAAGATCTTAAAGAAGTCATGTTCATCATTGAATATAAGAGAAAAAGATTAGAAGAAAAATAG
- a CDS encoding ACT domain-containing protein, whose amino-acid sequence MKKGIITVVGKDQVGIIAKVCTYLAENDVNILDISQTIVQGYFNMMMIVNHDASTKAFNDLSDELAALGQEIGVDIKIQHEEIFNMMHRL is encoded by the coding sequence GTGAAAAAAGGGATTATTACTGTAGTGGGAAAGGACCAGGTAGGTATTATTGCAAAGGTATGTACTTATCTTGCTGAAAATGATGTGAATATTTTAGACATCTCTCAGACTATTGTACAAGGCTATTTCAATATGATGATGATTGTTAATCATGATGCTTCTACTAAAGCTTTTAATGACTTATCAGATGAACTTGCTGCTTTAGGTCAGGAAATTGGGGTTGATATTAAAATTCAGCATGAAGAAATTTTTAATATGATGCATAGATTATAA
- a CDS encoding 5'-methylthioadenosine/adenosylhomocysteine nucleosidase has product MLGIIGAMEEEVNEILALMKVENEYQECNYHFYEGFLGKKEVVVVQGGIGKVNAAISATLLLKNFDIDHVINVGSAGGLDLKENVGDVIISEKVVHHDVDVTAFGRPYGQIPDMPLYYEADPTLISYAKEIFEHNGLTVYSGLIVSGDQFVARKDQVDAIKEHFPDALCSEMEAATVAQVCTVFNKPFIIARGLSDIFDKGSSSIQFDQYLKEAAKSSAHMCYDLAQKLI; this is encoded by the coding sequence ATGTTAGGTATTATTGGAGCAATGGAAGAAGAAGTGAATGAAATTCTTGCGTTGATGAAAGTTGAAAACGAATACCAAGAATGTAATTATCATTTTTATGAAGGCTTCTTAGGAAAAAAAGAAGTTGTTGTCGTACAGGGTGGTATCGGTAAAGTCAATGCCGCTATTTCAGCCACTCTTTTATTAAAGAACTTTGATATTGATCATGTAATCAATGTTGGTTCTGCCGGTGGACTTGATTTAAAAGAAAATGTTGGTGACGTCATCATTAGTGAAAAGGTTGTTCATCATGATGTAGATGTCACTGCTTTTGGACGTCCTTACGGACAGATTCCTGATATGCCTCTTTACTATGAAGCAGATCCTACTCTTATATCTTATGCAAAAGAAATATTTGAACATAATGGCTTAACTGTATACAGTGGTCTTATTGTATCTGGTGATCAGTTTGTTGCAAGAAAAGACCAGGTAGATGCAATTAAAGAACACTTCCCTGATGCATTGTGCTCAGAAATGGAAGCTGCAACAGTAGCTCAGGTATGTACAGTCTTTAATAAACCATTCATTATTGCACGTGGATTAAGTGATATTTTTGATAAAGGCAGCAGTTCTATCCAGTTTGATCAGTATCTTAAGGAAGCTGCAAAGTCATCAGCACATATGTGTTATGATCTAGCTCAGAAGCTCATATAA
- a CDS encoding PTS sugar transporter subunit IIB, with amino-acid sequence MKTILLVCSAGMSTSLLVTKMEAAAKEQGVEAKIFALPFSDAPRVLEEVDCILLGPQVRFQKAAIEKLAASRKAGAIPVDVIDMRDYGTMNGKAVLASALKLLGE; translated from the coding sequence ATGAAAACAATTTTATTAGTATGTTCTGCAGGTATGTCTACTAGCTTATTAGTAACTAAAATGGAAGCTGCAGCTAAGGAACAGGGAGTAGAAGCAAAGATCTTTGCTTTACCATTCTCTGATGCACCTAGAGTATTAGAAGAAGTTGACTGCATCTTACTTGGCCCACAGGTTAGATTCCAGAAAGCCGCAATCGAAAAGTTAGCTGCTTCAAGAAAAGCTGGTGCTATCCCTGTTGACGTTATCGATATGAGAGATTACGGAACAATGAACGGTAAGGCTGTTCTTGCTAGTGCTCTTAAATTATTAGGTGAATAA
- a CDS encoding YfcE family phosphodiesterase produces MRILVVSDSHMYNDILEDITKKWKNKVDLLVHCGDSSLPPNDPLLKDYNIVVHGNHDEEVFPHYVVYEDIFVTHGNDYHVYSGYDELIEACKENKCHICFHGHTHVPTIQVHEGITFVNPGSAMINRGSYGYGTYAIVDTEPFNVIFYDNLDHHICNQEVLDEGMQLLKEFKKLVKNMK; encoded by the coding sequence ATGAGAATATTAGTTGTAAGTGATTCGCATATGTATAATGATATATTGGAAGATATTACAAAAAAATGGAAAAATAAAGTGGATTTATTGGTACATTGTGGGGATTCATCATTACCTCCTAATGATCCATTACTTAAGGATTATAATATAGTTGTACATGGAAATCATGATGAAGAGGTTTTTCCTCACTATGTAGTCTATGAAGATATATTTGTGACACATGGTAATGATTATCACGTTTATAGTGGCTATGATGAACTAATAGAAGCATGTAAAGAAAATAAATGTCATATATGCTTTCATGGACATACACATGTCCCTACTATTCAGGTTCATGAAGGTATTACTTTTGTGAATCCAGGCAGTGCTATGATCAATCGTGGAAGTTATGGTTATGGGACTTATGCAATTGTTGATACTGAACCTTTTAATGTTATTTTTTATGATAATCTAGATCATCATATTTGTAATCAGGAAGTACTTGATGAAGGTATGCAGTTACTAAAAGAATTTAAGAAGCTTGTAAAGAATATGAAATAA
- a CDS encoding U32 family peptidase → MNRIELLAPAGDFESLQCAIANGANAIYLGTTAFSARAFAKNFSLEELNQAVQYAHLRNVRIFVTVNTLYQDDEMKDVLSLIDSLYDLQIDALLIQDIGLLKLVHERYPDMELHTSTQMSVMSLEALRYFEELGVKRVVLARENTIDEIKYICSHTDLEIEVFAHGALCVGYSGQCLMSSMIGRRSGNRGACAQPCRLPYSLEEDGKIINTSYLMSTMDLCTSNHINEYIEAGVASLKIEGRMKRPEYVAAVTQVYSKAIKHYYDGTPNYTKENFNDMNQMFNRHYTSGYPFKDNKIVDETFSGNQGVFLGYVKGYDYRSKRVSIALKNDLTQGDSIVFTEIDKGRPVNKIYYQNKLINKAEAGMNVQIEFDDVVKSGTVNKTISVDTINRMQKTYQQEKKYRMIDMYFKASLNKPCSLIVKCDGEEITVVSEQIIEAASKRAATKENITDHLNKLGHTVYEANSIDVSLDDSLFIPITIVNNMRREALSKLDELFTFKKLHKAPIKEIQPLKVIPQVASEYHVVVSNVKQLEIALKYYDHVYYYYDDHLKEALACFNEYDKVPNLYLPRIMHDKDIAEVIHNPLLKEFNTLIVNDFGSYRLLKDHPLIIGQGFNIYNHYDAYAFKEPVIASFECTRKQIRQMKDYNADLILPIYGKTENMISEHCVISQSYFHKKVPHCGMCKKHSYKIVDRKGVSFEIFTDSSCRNHILHNEPIYVENHQSMNISYFIMMTTETENETVTVLEDIKKRTSKGKKSDLKQSYVVGYFK, encoded by the coding sequence ATGAATAGAATTGAATTATTGGCCCCTGCAGGTGATTTTGAGTCTCTGCAGTGCGCTATTGCGAATGGCGCTAATGCGATTTATCTTGGAACAACTGCCTTTTCAGCACGTGCCTTTGCAAAGAATTTCAGCTTAGAAGAACTCAATCAAGCTGTACAATATGCTCATTTAAGAAATGTTAGAATATTTGTGACTGTTAATACATTATATCAAGATGATGAAATGAAGGATGTTTTATCATTAATTGATAGTTTATATGATTTACAGATTGATGCATTACTTATCCAGGATATCGGCTTATTAAAGCTTGTACATGAAAGATATCCAGATATGGAACTTCATACTTCTACTCAGATGAGTGTCATGTCACTCGAAGCATTACGCTATTTTGAAGAATTAGGCGTCAAGAGAGTTGTTCTTGCAAGAGAAAATACAATTGATGAAATCAAATACATCTGTTCTCATACAGATTTAGAGATTGAAGTTTTTGCGCATGGTGCCTTATGTGTAGGCTATTCTGGACAATGTTTGATGTCTAGTATGATTGGTAGAAGAAGCGGTAATAGAGGAGCCTGTGCACAACCATGTCGTTTACCTTATAGTTTGGAAGAAGATGGAAAAATCATTAATACAAGCTATTTAATGTCTACTATGGATCTGTGTACCTCTAATCATATTAATGAGTATATTGAAGCAGGTGTCGCTTCTTTAAAAATAGAAGGGCGTATGAAGCGTCCTGAATATGTCGCTGCAGTCACTCAAGTGTATTCTAAAGCCATTAAGCATTATTATGATGGTACACCTAATTATACAAAAGAGAACTTCAATGATATGAACCAGATGTTTAATCGTCATTATACATCTGGTTATCCATTTAAAGACAACAAGATTGTAGATGAGACTTTTTCAGGCAATCAAGGTGTTTTTCTAGGTTACGTCAAAGGATATGACTATCGTAGTAAACGCGTCTCTATTGCCCTGAAAAATGATTTAACCCAAGGGGATTCTATTGTCTTTACTGAAATAGATAAAGGAAGACCTGTCAATAAGATCTATTATCAGAATAAACTGATTAATAAAGCAGAAGCAGGAATGAATGTCCAGATTGAATTTGATGATGTAGTAAAGAGTGGTACTGTCAATAAGACAATTAGTGTAGATACTATTAACCGCATGCAGAAAACATATCAGCAAGAGAAGAAATATCGCATGATTGATATGTATTTTAAAGCATCTCTTAATAAGCCATGTTCTCTTATCGTAAAGTGTGATGGAGAAGAGATTACTGTAGTTAGTGAACAGATTATTGAAGCCGCCTCTAAACGTGCAGCAACTAAAGAGAATATTACTGACCATTTAAATAAGCTGGGTCATACTGTATATGAAGCAAATTCTATTGATGTTTCTTTAGATGATTCATTATTTATACCTATCACTATTGTCAATAATATGCGTCGTGAGGCACTTTCTAAGCTTGATGAATTATTTACCTTTAAGAAGTTACATAAAGCTCCTATAAAGGAAATTCAGCCTCTTAAAGTTATTCCACAGGTTGCATCAGAATATCATGTAGTAGTTTCTAATGTAAAACAGTTAGAAATTGCTCTTAAATATTATGATCATGTATATTATTACTATGACGACCATTTAAAAGAAGCATTAGCTTGCTTTAATGAATATGATAAAGTACCTAATCTTTATCTGCCTCGTATTATGCATGATAAAGATATAGCTGAAGTCATTCACAATCCATTATTGAAAGAATTCAATACTCTAATTGTCAATGACTTTGGTAGTTATAGATTATTAAAAGATCATCCTCTTATTATTGGTCAAGGATTTAATATTTATAACCATTATGATGCTTATGCATTTAAAGAACCTGTTATTGCATCATTTGAATGTACAAGAAAACAGATCAGACAGATGAAGGATTACAATGCCGATCTAATTTTACCTATTTATGGTAAAACAGAGAATATGATTAGTGAACATTGTGTTATTTCACAATCTTATTTTCATAAAAAAGTACCTCATTGTGGTATGTGTAAAAAGCATAGCTATAAGATTGTAGATAGAAAAGGAGTATCTTTTGAAATTTTTACAGACTCATCATGTCGTAATCATATTCTTCATAATGAGCCAATCTATGTTGAAAATCATCAATCTATGAACATTTCATATTTTATTATGATGACTACAGAAACAGAAAATGAGACTGTAACCGTTTTAGAAGACATTAAAAAACGTACTTCTAAAGGGAAAAAAAGTGATTTAAAACAGTCTTATGTAGTAGGATATTTCAAATAA
- a CDS encoding class I SAM-dependent DNA methyltransferase, producing the protein MAAYKEFSYYYDSLMDPDFYSDYLKFIHEHADLKTVLELGCGTGLTAIELAKEGHQVLATDLSEDMVNITALKAKDEGVELLTETIDMCDFALSQPVDTILCLTDAINYVLSKKKVQDVFNNVYEGLKYNGTFIFDVNSLYKCNVILDDYHEKNEDEDFFFSWDVESDNKGGITHHIIIDEDGHHVDETHHQKTLPVEEYVKMLKKAGFKSIAYYSDFDEYQEECERIIFVVKKVRD; encoded by the coding sequence ATGGCTGCCTATAAAGAGTTTTCTTATTATTATGATTCTTTAATGGACCCAGACTTCTATTCAGATTATTTAAAATTCATTCATGAACATGCTGATCTTAAAACAGTATTAGAACTTGGATGTGGAACAGGCTTGACTGCTATTGAACTCGCAAAAGAAGGGCATCAGGTTCTAGCCACTGATTTATCTGAAGATATGGTAAACATCACAGCCTTAAAAGCAAAAGATGAAGGTGTTGAACTTTTAACTGAAACAATCGATATGTGTGATTTTGCACTCTCTCAGCCTGTCGATACTATCCTTTGTTTAACCGATGCTATCAACTATGTTTTAAGTAAGAAAAAGGTACAGGATGTCTTCAATAACGTTTATGAAGGATTGAAATACAATGGTACTTTCATCTTTGATGTCAACAGCCTTTATAAATGCAATGTGATCTTAGATGATTATCATGAAAAAAATGAGGATGAAGATTTCTTCTTCTCATGGGATGTGGAAAGTGACAACAAAGGTGGGATTACGCATCATATTATTATTGATGAAGACGGTCATCATGTTGATGAAACACATCATCAAAAAACTCTTCCTGTTGAAGAATATGTCAAAATGCTTAAAAAAGCAGGCTTTAAGTCTATTGCTTATTATAGCGATTTTGATGAATACCAGGAAGAGTGTGAACGCATTATATTTGTAGTAAAGAAAGTGAGGGATTAA
- a CDS encoding ATP-binding protein yields the protein MYLSDLTVYYQLTDDEDALFLLKNVDQLDNKVIEHDFIAKFLQVAEKYDLHDNLMQSLLTHLLAMHENAFSLSLEREADVNDTLKALVMRDLTYFYDLFHSSFDDLEGLNREIFFHFSHSKPIINKEIYEVFSKLQINLAKSTSVEDFYNILYNHYHKYGVGKYGLNKAFRYVDGNIVSINHIEDNTLEQLIGYERQKDRLIANTEAFIKGKKANNVLLYGDNGTGKSSSIKAILNRYYKDGLRMVEVYKHQFIHLPEIIGELQNRNYKFIIFMDDLSFEEYETEYKYLKAVIEGGLEKKPDNVLIYATSNRRHLIKETWSERDDSEINVNDAKQEKLSLVARFGVQILYVHPDKQHYLDIVDGLADQYHLNIDHDELHRLAMEWELRNGGYSGRVAKQFIHMMLGK from the coding sequence GTGTATTTAAGTGATTTAACAGTATATTATCAGCTTACTGATGATGAAGATGCACTTTTCCTTTTAAAGAATGTTGACCAGCTCGATAACAAAGTTATTGAACATGATTTTATTGCAAAATTCCTACAGGTGGCTGAAAAATATGATCTTCATGATAACCTCATGCAGAGTCTTCTTACACATTTGCTTGCTATGCATGAAAATGCATTTTCACTCTCATTAGAACGCGAAGCAGACGTGAATGATACATTAAAGGCACTTGTTATGAGAGATCTTACTTATTTCTATGATCTTTTTCATTCATCATTTGATGATTTAGAAGGATTAAACAGAGAAATCTTTTTCCACTTCTCTCACTCTAAACCAATTATCAACAAAGAGATTTATGAAGTCTTTAGCAAATTACAAATTAATCTTGCAAAAAGCACATCAGTTGAAGATTTTTATAACATCCTCTATAATCATTATCACAAGTATGGTGTTGGTAAATACGGTTTAAATAAGGCTTTTAGATATGTAGATGGAAATATCGTTTCTATTAATCATATAGAAGATAACACACTTGAACAGCTCATTGGTTATGAACGTCAAAAAGATCGTTTAATTGCAAATACAGAAGCATTCATCAAAGGTAAGAAAGCAAACAATGTCTTATTATATGGTGATAATGGAACTGGCAAATCATCAAGTATTAAAGCTATTTTAAATCGTTATTATAAAGATGGTTTAAGAATGGTTGAAGTGTATAAGCATCAATTCATTCATCTTCCAGAAATCATTGGAGAATTACAGAATCGTAACTATAAGTTCATTATCTTTATGGATGATCTCTCTTTTGAAGAATATGAAACAGAATATAAGTACCTAAAAGCAGTGATTGAAGGTGGATTAGAGAAAAAGCCTGATAATGTACTTATTTACGCTACAAGTAACCGTAGACATCTGATCAAGGAAACTTGGAGTGAAAGAGATGATTCTGAAATCAATGTGAACGATGCAAAACAGGAAAAGTTATCACTTGTTGCCCGTTTTGGTGTTCAGATTCTTTATGTTCATCCAGATAAGCAGCACTATCTTGATATAGTGGATGGACTTGCAGATCAGTATCACCTAAATATTGATCATGACGAACTCCATCGTTTAGCTATGGAATGGGAATTAAGAAACGGAGGCTATTCTGGGCGTGTAGCTAAACAATTTATACATATGATGCTTGGAAAATAA